In ANME-2 cluster archaeon, the genomic stretch GTTTGCGTCCTCGCATTCTTGAAATGTGTGCGGATGAACCGGCGACATTGGGCCAGAGCCTGTGGATGGGATAGTATCACTTTCACATCATCCATGCGTCCTTTCGATAGCAGGCAGTGACTTACTGGTACAATGATCTCACCAGTGATAGTTATATCATGCTCTTTGAGAGCATCTAACGTAATGCCGACAGACCCTTCAAGAGAGTTTTCAATGGGTACTATTCCGCATTCCACGCTTCCTTCGAGAACAGATTCTACGACATCTTCCAGGTCATCGAAATACTTGAGCTGAGCATGTATGTCAAGCTGGTTGGCGGCTTTTTGCGAGTATGTCCCTTCCGGTCCAAGAAGTCCTATTAACATATCCTTTACAATTCAGTGTGCTCCCATATAGTTTTTGCAGGGGATAGAAATATATGTGACAAAGTGAATATTAACCTGATGTAATAATTTTAGGGGAAAAAATGAACATACTACAAAAGTTACTTTTTGCGATTGCATTAATAGTCCTGGCAATACTGATGATCCTGCCTCTGTGGTGGGATGCTATGGCGCCTTCGATTTTTGGATTTCCAGCATTTGTCGTTCAGGAGATCAATGCAATCAACGATGGTATACATTGGTGGATAGACCAGATTTTCAAGTAAAGTCATTCTTTCTTGTTGTATATGATCTATAAGATTATGTACTCAAGTTGATCTGACCGCGGGGAGGATTTTCCTGTTCCTTCTGGTTATCAGGTATTGTCTGATAATCAAAAGTTATACATGCAAGTTATTCCATCTAACACCACCTAATCAGATTGAACTTTATCGAGTGACTACATAATGAAACTTGAAAATACATTGATGATGATACCGGGCCCTGTTCCCATAGCACCCAGGGTACAGAGAGCCATGGGCAGACCCATGTTCGGTCATAGAGGGGAGGAATTTGGCGCCATATATGACGAATGCCGTGAGACACTGGCTGAACTGTTCCAGACAAAGAACGAAGTATTTGTGATATCAGGTTCAGGCACTGCCAGTATGGAGGCAGCAATAGGGAACGTTATTGGAAAGGACGATACCATTGTCACCATCGAAAATGGGAAGTTCGGTGAGCGGTTGTGTGATATCGGGGAACGCTATGGTAATGCGGTCAAACTGAAATATGAGTGGGGTACACCCATTGACCTTGAAGCGGTTGAGGAAGCACTTGAGAAGGGTGCCAAGGCCGTAGCATTGGTGCATAACGAGACCAGTGTAGCCATCAAGAACCCGGCAGAGGAAGTAGCTAAACTGGCAAAAAAACACGATGCTCTTTTTATCATGGACGCTATAACCACAGTTGGCGGTGACACCGTGGAAGTTGACAAATGGGGTGTGGATATAGCATTCATGGGTTCCCAGAAGTGTATTGCTGCGCCACCGGGCCTGTCGGCTATCACGGTCAGTGATGCCGCATGGGACGCAATTGTGGAAAAACCACCCTATTATCTTGACCTGAAAGCATACCGCAAATCTGCCTCAAATTCACCTACCCAGACACCTTACACACCCGGTGTACCGCTGATATCTGCCATGTGCGAGGCCCTGAGGATAGTGAAGGAAGAGGGCATGGAGCAGCGCAAGCACAGGCATGCCCAGGGTGCAGCAGCTGTACGGGCGGCAGCGGATGCGATGGGGATCGAACTGTTCCCGAAGATAGACAGGTATCACCGTTATTC encodes the following:
- a CDS encoding alanine--glyoxylate aminotransferase family protein, with amino-acid sequence MKLENTLMMIPGPVPIAPRVQRAMGRPMFGHRGEEFGAIYDECRETLAELFQTKNEVFVISGSGTASMEAAIGNVIGKDDTIVTIENGKFGERLCDIGERYGNAVKLKYEWGTPIDLEAVEEALEKGAKAVALVHNETSVAIKNPAEEVAKLAKKHDALFIMDAITTVGGDTVEVDKWGVDIAFMGSQKCIAAPPGLSAITVSDAAWDAIVEKPPYYLDLKAYRKSASNSPTQTPYTPGVPLISAMCEALRIVKEEGMEQRKHRHAQGAAAVRAAADAMGIELFPKIDRYHRYSNTVTGMSIPEGITDKELRGEMMDMGIQISGGQSRLKGKIFRIGSMGNFTATDMVTTISVLELVLAKHGLVENVGSGLEAASIELDKI